In Rhodopirellula sp. P2, the DNA window CAGCGCGGTCGCCGAAAAATCAAACCGGTTCTTGGTTGTATGCCAGTCTTCCTTTTCTTGAACAGCCAGCGGCCTATCAATCGGTTGTCACGAGTTTGCGCCCTGAGGTTGTCGCCTGCGTGTCTCGAAATGAGCGATCGCCATCGGTGGTCGCCGACGATCAAAATGGACGATACGACGGAGGCGATTTGGTCTGGGCAAAGACGGACTATGCCGGCAATGGGAATGCGTTTGATCGTCGGCCCCAGTTGCGACGTATGAGTGACTTCTCCGGTGGACTGTCTCAAGTTGTTTTAATAGGTGAGAAGGCATTCAATCCTTTGGTGCAGTCAGATTCATCCTGGTTGTACGATGAGAGTTTCTATTTGGGTGGTTCTGATGGGACGGTTCGTCGAACGACAGAATTGATGGTGGATGGTGGTGACGATCGTTTCAAGTTCGCGTGGGGATCGGCTCATCCGACCGGCGTCGGGTTCGCCTTGGGAGATGGTTCTCAACGTTGGATTGTTTACGAAATTGACCCTGCCGTATTGGGAGCATTGATTCAGCGATGACAGAGACAAATTTTCAATACCTGTCACCAATTCAGCGTGTATTTCGGCGGAGTCATTTGGCTCTGGTGTCAATTGCGGTGATGATACTATTGGGGCTTGGAGTTTTCGTTTGGGCGGATCGCTCGCCGGAGGTGCCATACGTCATGCCCGCTTTGGAAAATATTGGTGAGTTGGATCAGTTGGTTCAAATCGAACGTCGCTTCACGCTTCACAACCCGACAGATGAAGACTTAACGATCAGCGATGTGCGAACTTCATGCACTTGCACGGTGCCGGATTTGGACATTCCGTTGGTGCTTCCCCCTGGAGAAACGCTCGAAATCCCAGTGACATTCGACTCCAAGCGAGCGTCAGGGAAACGAACGAATGCGGTCGCATTAGTTTTGCGCAAGCCTCGTCACAACCTTGACGATCCAGTGCGGCAAATGGTCGTTCAATATGCGATGTCGGCATTCATTCGCCCGGAAGTTTGGGTCGACGCGTCTCCAATCGAACTTGCTGAAATAGCGATTGATCAGCCACAACTACGTGAATTTCGACTTCGGTCGCGTCACGATGACTATCGAATCGGTCGAGTGCGACCATCCGTCGGTCCGGCCGCATGATCAGATCATCGCGTTCAGGGATGGTCAGGCGACGTTGCCGCTTCACATTGACGTGTCGAAATCGAGTCATTGCGACAGTCTGTTTGCGAGATTGGACGTGAAACTTTCCGGTGGGATCTTGGATCATGTGATCGTCCCGGTGAAGGCAGAGATTAGCAGTCCGATCACAGTGCTGCCTGCTCGCCTTGTTTTCGCTGGCGACGCGGATGCTGACGCGACCCTCACGTTCACTGCCAAGTGTGACGCACCCTATTCGATTCAGTCGGTGATCGCATCCGATCCGTCGATCTCGGTTCACCACGAAGCTTCGAATCGCGATGGTGAGCACTACAGCGTCAGGAGAAGTGCTGGTGATCCCATCCCTGACGGTGGGGCTCAGGTCGAAATCATGATTGTCGATTCGTCATCGGTGGAAATCGCGGAACCGATCTGCCGACACTTAGCGGTTCAACAACTTTACCAATGAGGTACTTGATTGTGTTCAATCAATTCATGGTGTCGGATTGGAAGCCTTTGGCACTCGTCTGTTTCATGGCATCGGTTGGCCTTGGCAGCACCGTGCTCGGAAACGAAGCGGATGATGCTTTTGCGGCTCAACTGATTGACGGAATGAGAGGCACTCGGCAATCGCTTCACCGTGGGCATTTGGTCTACTCGGTTGCATTTGAAGTTCAGGTCGGGCAGCAAGAATCTGAATCGGAGCAAGAAAAACTTTCAGGTTTCGAAGACATGTTTCAAACAAAGGTATCGAGGACAAGCGGAGAAATATCAATCAGATGGAATGGATCGCGTGTGTGGTCACACTATCAAGCGATGAAAGAAGATGGCGAGCAAGTTGAAGAGTGGTGTATTCGAACCTCAACTGATACTTTTGTGAATCGTGATCCGAAGCATGCGACTCGAACGAATCCCGAGGATCTAGAACGAGCGGGATTCGCTATAGATCCGAGGGTTTTAGGTGTCTGTATTGGGCCGGCATCGTACGATACAGTTGAAAGGACTTTGTTCAATCCTGGACGTGCTAAACCAATGCTTGTCAAGAAGGACGTTCTGGTCGACGGGAGAATCTCGCATCATGTGCGGTGGGATATGGAAGGCATCACAGAGCAACATTTCTGTATATCAGAATCTTCGGAGTTTCCGGTCTACCGGCACTGGGGGCTGGGCGGAAAATACGAAGTAACGTCTTGGTATGATGAGGACGACTGTCTACCGACACGCACGTGGACTCGTACCCCATTGGGAGAGGGGAGGGTTCAGGTTGTTCGAATGGAACGCACTGAAAGCAACTTTGGGATTGAGGTGCCGGATTCGACGTTCTTGTTGTCAAATTTGGGTCTTGGTATCGGACAGGAGGTCGTTGACTACGAGTCCCAGAAACGCCTTGGATACTGGGACGGTGTGCATTTGGTGAAGCGGCAGGGAAATGCGTATAGTCAAGCATCTGCGAGAGGTGCTTTTGAAGTGGATCACCGATCCATTTTTGGTCGATGGTGGATTTGTATTTTGTTGGGCGTTTTAGCCGTCGTGAGTTGGGTAGTCATTCATCGCTACCGGTGAAGATGATGTCGCCAATGAACGCGGTATTCTTTTTTTGATTTGGAGTAGCTGAGTCTGTTTTACGAACCTATATGGTGCCGCTCGTGTTTGGGTTTTCCTCAATCTTTTCGATGGCTTGCAACTCGCCATCGTCAAGTTGTTTTGATTGTGATTGCGAAGAGCCGACCGAGGCGTTGTCTCCATGCCAGGAAGGCGTACCTGTTTGTCAGTCGTTGGATCCGTTCACAGGAATTGGATGCGACAACAATGGAGCGTTCATAAATTTGTTTCCACGGGACTGTAAGGCCGCGATTGATTACTATGTCGATGAGACGCCGTATTATGCACAGACAATGTGTTCTGGATCGTTGCAGCCTTGTTGGCGATGGGAGTTCTGTAAGTTTGATTTTGGGTCCGGGAAGTGTGTGCCACATTCTCCCCGCGCTCCAGCAGACGGAATTGTGAACACGGCAACAAAGTACGCCGCTGAGTGTTGTAATCAGAGTTCGTAGGGGATTGTTGAAAGTTGGTGAGCTGTTATTTGGTATAGACACCGGTGACATGAGTGCCGGTGAGTTTATCGACATCAGCAACGGATTAGATGCGGTTCAATGTTTGCTCAAGACATTTTGAGTGCTTCGATTGCGTTGTGATTAGTCCAGTCGTCGAGTGTTCCATGCCGTCAATTCTCCGGCAGGATCCGTGTGTCTTAGCATTGTTAGTCGAAGCCGGATCGGGGGTATACTTGCGAAAGGTTTTGCAATGGTGCGGTTTGGAGTGGTGATGGCGATCATCACGCTGTCAGTGCTTTTGCAGTGTAACCGTTCACCAGAACCATTCCGGGTTGCCCGGTTGACTATTTCTTGAGACGTCGGCGGCGAGCGCGGCGGACTCGCTTGCGGTCGGCCGCTTGGCGACGCTCGTCCTGGCGGTACGTTCGGATCGATTCGCAGTGATCTAACTTCCAAACGTGAGGCGCCATCGAAGCCCAGTCGGTTTCACCAGCCAAGGTCCGTCGCAGCACATCTTCCAAGTAGGCATGCACGTCCAAGTCATTGCGCACCGCACTGACGATGACTGTCATCAAGTTCGCCGCTCGCTCCCCAGCGGCAAGCGAGCCTTTGAATAGCCAGTTCTTTCTGCCCGTCGCAACGCGTTTCATCAACTGTTCGCAGTCGTTGTTGTCGATCGGGATGCTGATATCTTCGGTGAAGCGACCCAGTGCCTTCCAGTGCCGACGCACATAGCCAGCCGCGGCAGCTAGGTTGCTCTTGGGAAGCACCGCCGGACTGCTCAACTGATCGCTCGATAGGTAGTCCTCGATCAGGCCAAGCACGTGTCGCGATACCTCTTGCCGACGTGCAAGGGCCTCCGTCTCGGGTAAACCTTTGATCTGGTCTTCGACGTCATACAGCATCCCGATCAACGATTCCAGCTTTGCAACCTGAAGCGGGAATGCACCGCGGCACTCGTCGATCTTGCGGCGCGCATGGGCCCAGCACGCGGCGAACTGAATTCGCTCGTCGCTTCGAACATCGATCTTTTGAAAGCCCGACCAACAGTCTCCAATTAAAGTTCCTTTGTAATCGCCCAGCACGTCATCCGGCCCGTCACGGTGACGACTGACCGTGAAGTCGAACGCCACCACCGGCAACCTCGAAGCATAGTAGCCCCAGAAGTTCGCTTTGATGCTCGGCTTACCTTTTCGAATCGCATCTTCAAAGACTTCGGCGATCCGATCACCGCGAGGATGGTTCGACAAGTCAGGCATCGCCGCCGGAGTGATCAGCACCACGCCTGTATCGTCACAGCCGATACAGGTATCGGTCTTCAAGAAGCTTCGCAGGTAATCGGCCAGCGGCTGCAGGGCGAACTCGACCTGGGTTTCGAGATTGCAAAGCGTCGAGCGACTGGGCGTCCAACCGCTGCCGGCGAACATGTCTTGCTGGCGATAGAACGGCATGTGAAAGAAGTACTTCTGAGCGACCACTTCGACGGCGACGGAGACATCGAAGCGGTCGCCTTCAACCAACCCGGTCGGACGCTCGGGACTGATGATTCCAGGCTTTTTGTCGGGGTTCGATGGATCAGCAGGCACCGCATACTTGGCGTACTTGACGACTTCAACGCGAAGCTCGGCTCGCTTCCAGGCAAGTCGCTCGACTTCGTCATAGCCGATCAGTTTGAGGCCGGCTCGCTGGTCTTCGGGCAGATCGACAATGCGTTCACTGCGAGGCAGATGTTCGGGAAATTTTCGATCCGTTTTGCGAGGCGGTTTGGGCTTGCCGTTCTTTTCTTCGTTGTCACGGACGATCTGTTCGGCCTCGCGGATCGCTTCTTCGATCGCACTGACGACCTCCGGCGTGGCTTCTTCACCGAGGTCCAGGAACAACTGTCCTTCGCTATCGACTCGACGTTCGCTCTTGCGGCCAAAGAGTTGTCGCAGCAACTTCTCGACCTTCAGGTTCAGTTCGGCGTTTTCTTCGCTGAGTTTGTCATTGACCGCTTTGACTTCCAGCACCGAATGAGCCTGCTCGGTGAGCTGCTTGTCCTTTCGCTCCAGTGCAGCTGCCTGTTCTTCGACTTGCTTTCGCAGCGATGCGATCAACGCGGCAGCGGAATCGGGATCGTCTCGAAGTGCTTTGGCATCCATGATGGCGACATTATAGAAACTGCTTTCAAACGCCCAAGACGCATGAGCGCAAAAAGAAGCGGCATGACCAAGATTCCTTCGTCATGCCGCGTGGTGAGCGGGTCGCTAGAAAAACGTGTTCACGCCGCCATCCGTTTTCGCCTGACCCGGGCCGAAGCCAAATCGACGCCCCCGAGCCACATCGCCAGCTCGACAGCGTCGATCGTGACGTGGGTTTGATCACTGCCCGCTTTGGGCAGCTCGACGGTCCCTTGCTCCAGACGGCGATACCAGAGCGTCAGTCCTCCGGTCTCCCACCACAGGGCTTTGATGCGATCGCGCTTTCGATTGACAAACAGGAACAACGAACCGCTGGTGACGCTTTGGCCGAGCTGCGAGGTGACGATGCCGGTCAGCCCGTCGAAGCCTTTGCGGAAGTCCACCGGCGTGGTGCACAGGAAGATCGGAGATCCCTGAGGTAGTCCGGTCATGGCCGCCCCGCTTCGCATGCATCCGAGCCGAGTACTTCGACCTCGATTGAGACACCACCGGGCAACTGCACCGTTGTTCGAACGTTCGTCTTTGGCGGCGGTGCCTGCTGGCCTTGCGAATCGACGATGCGAACAGGGATCAGGGCGGGTGTCGGGCCGGAATCGGGCGGCGAAGCAGGACCAGCGGCTTTGGCAGGTCCAAGCAACTTGCGTCGCCAGTGATAGTAAGATGGCTGCGAAACGCCTTCGGCAGCACAGAACTGAGCAACAGTCATCTCGGACTGGCTAAACCGCTGCAAACGTTCGGCCCATCGTTGAGCTGCTTGGGAGTGTGTCATGGGTTCTCTCCGCGAAAGGGAAGCGAAACAAAACCCACCAAGCTAAACCTCGCGCCTACAACGGTTCTGGTGAACGGTTACTTTGCAGTTGCATTCGATTGTGTGGAAGTCACCGCATGTGGACGAATGCGCTCATTTGGCCTCCGGTCTGATTGGTTTGCGAACTCACACCGCGTTCAGCTACCGTGTCAATCCTCCACTGACTCGGATGCTCGCGGCGGTGCCCCATGCCGCTGCAATCGATTGTCCGCTGACCAATGGGATCGATGGCGATCCCTATCGAACGGAGTTCATTGCTGGCAATGAGTTGGCGGAACAGCGTGGACGCCAGATTTTTACTGATCTGTGGGTCTCGCGGTGCATGATGCTTCCGTTCGGGTTGCTGTCCATGCTGCTGGTGTACCACTGGGCGACGCAGTTGCATGATCATGGAACAGGGGTGCTGGCCATGGCGTTGTTGGCGTTCAACCCCATGTTCATCGGATGGGCCGCAACGATCACCCCCGATGTGCCCGCTGCAGCCACAGGGCTGTTGGCTAGCTACTGTTTTTGCAGATGGATGCGGTCGGGGTCGCCACGGGCCACCGCCGCCGTTGCCGCGTCGCTCGGCTTGGCGCTGCTGACCAAATCGGTGTGGTTGATCCTACCCGTCATTTGGATCTTGGTAACGTTGGTCTCGGGAATCGCTCACCGTTGGTCTTGGAGAGAATGGCGCGAGCGGATGATTTCATTGCTTTGGGTCTTCTTCGTTGCCTTTTTAGTTTTGAATGTTGCTTATGGTTTTCATGGGAGCGGGACGAGACTCCGCGACGTGCCGCTGCAATCTGGATTTGTTCGAACTTTTCGGGATGAACTGAGTTCGTGGATCCCCGTGACGAAGAATTGCCCCATCGGATTGCCGCTGGATTTCGTGATTGGGTTGGATGTTCAAAAGTTGGACTTCGAACAGGGAGAACCGTCCTTTGTTGCTGGGCAGCGACGAGAGATAGGTGTTTGGTGGTTCTATGGTTATCTCTGGCTGATCAAGATGCCGGAGCCACTGCTGGCTGTGATTGCGCTTTCACTTCTGCTGTTCTTGTGGAAGCCGAGCCGACTCGGCGAACGCGGGGCTTGTGTTGTGCTGATACCGACGATCGTGCTGCTCGGGATTTTGCTGTGCAGTCAAAACGGGTTGTCCCAGCACGGTCGGTATTCGCTTTCCTTGCTGCCGCTGGGAATTGTTGCTCTCAGTGGCACTCTGGCGAAGTTGTCTTCGATCCGGTGGTTGCGATGGGGACTGATCGTAACGAGCGTCGCCATTGCCCTCAACGCAACTCCTAATATGACGAGTTACTACAACTGGCTCTCAGGCGGTTCACTGAGCGGGCACCGCCACCTGTTGGGTGCCGATACCGATTGGGGCCAAGACTATCTTCTTTTAGAGGATTGGAAGCACGAGAACCTTGATCGAGGGACTCTCCATTGCTGGTTGCACGGTAGTGTTCAAGTGGGACGCTATCAATCTGAACAGCGGGGCATCTTTCCCATTCCGGGGCGACCATTGGATCCACGAACGCTGACACCTGGCTGGTATGCCATTGGCGTGAACGCTCTGCACGGGTTTGAACGAGAGTCGAATGTCGGACGCTTTTTCGCAACTCAAAATCCGGCCGAAAGGATTGGCAATACAATCGTTGTCTACTGCCTCAAATCGACCGTGAACTTGCGTGGTCGCGGTTCGTCTGCCTTGTTCCCAGACGGTAACCCGGAAACAAGGCCACAGAGCTCGCCTCGGCAGGATGTGGATCGGCTAAACTGAGGCGATGAGCAACGCACCCGCTTCGTCGACGACCGAACCGACTCCCGCAGCCAGCACCCCGACCGATGCCAAGCGGCAAGCGTCTGGGCCTTTGTTGACGCCAGCCTTGTTGGGTCGGCTGGAACGGCTGGAGCTCGTTTCTCGGAAGATCTTTCGGGGGCGGATGAAAGGCGAACGCCTCAGTCGCCGGAAAGGTCAAAGCGTCGAGTTCGCTGACTTTCGGAATTACGTGCCGGGCGATGACCTCCGGCTGATCGATTGGAATTTGTACGCTCGGCTGGATCAGTTGTTTTTGAAACTGTTCCAAGAAGAAGAGGACCTGCACTTTCATGCCTTGATCGACACCAGCGCGTCGATGAACTTTGGAACACCGAACAAGCTGCGTGTCGCCAAGCAGCTTGCGGCCGCGCTTGGGTACGTGGGGCTTTGTCATGGAGACCGTGTTTGTGTTCGAGCCATGGGGCAAGCCGGTCACAATGCTCCCGTGCTTCGGTCACGTGGTTCGTTTTGGAAAATGTTGAACTACTTGGACGGTTTGTCGGGAGGCGAAAATGTTTCGCTGCACGACGGTGTCAAGGACTTTGTGACGCGAGGTGGTGGCAGCGGCGTGGTCGTGCTGATCACCGACATGATGGACAAGGAAGGCTACGAATCGGCATTGCGAATGTTGGTCGGTCGGCAAATCGATGTGTTTGTGCTGCAGGTGTTGTCGCAAGAAGAAATTGATCCGCCACTACGAGGTGATCGCCGGTTGATTGATGTCGAAGATGGCGATGCGGCCGAAATCACGGTCAATCAATTTGTGTTGGACAAGTACCAAGCCAACCTCAAAGCCTTTCTCCATGAGATCCGGCAATACTGTGCGAAGCGGTCGATTGTGCACGTGATGGTTCCCACCGACACGCCGATTGAAACCGTGATCACCCAGTACCTGCGAACTCGTGGGGTGGTGCGATGAATGATGGTGCCATGAGTTGGATCCCGGCTCTTTCGGGAGTGTGGCCGTGGGTGGTGTTGGCGTGCGTGCCCGTGGGCATCGTGCTGCTTTACTTCTTGAAGTTGCGACGCGAACCGGTCGAGGTTCCGAGCACCTACTTGTGGTCTCGAACGATCGAGGACCTGCACGTCAACAGTTTGCTGCAACGGCTTCGAAACAGCCTGCTGTTGTTGCTGCAATTGCTGGCGGTGTTGTTGGCCGCGTTCGCTTTATTCCGACCAGGCATCCGAGGCGAAGCGAATTCGCTGGGCCGGATGGTGTTTCTGCTGGATACGTCCGCCAGCATGCAAGCACCCGCGGGAAACGCGGAAGGTGCAGGGCAGGCCAGGCCAGGGCAGGGCGGTCGCAGTCGGTTTGAGGAAGCCCGCCGACAAATCGGCGATCGCATCGACACGATGACGGATTCGGAGTCGGCGATGCTGGTGACTTTCAGTGACCGCGCCGAAGTGATGCAGGCCTTCACTTCGGATCGCAATCGTTTGCGGGATGCACTGGACCGATGTGAAGTCACGAATCGACCGACGGATATTCTGGGGGCGCTGCGGGCCGCGGATGGTTTGGCCAATCCACGCCGGACCAGCGAGATCGGGGACGTCAACGATGTCCAGGTTGCCGATGCGATGCCCGCTGAGTTGATGCTTTACAGCGATGGGAACTTTGGGGATGTGACGCAGTTCAGCTTAGGGAACTTGCAGCCGACCTATGTTTCGATTGGCTCCGATGCGGTTCGCAATTTGGCAATCGTTTCGTTCTCCGCTCAGCGTGATTTGCAGAACCCCGATCAAATCCAAGTGTTCGCAACAGTGCTGAACACGGGCACGACAAAGGAGTCCACGGAAGCATCCTTGTACATCGATCAGAACTTGGTGGATGCGGCTTCGGTGGATTTGGAACCTGAGGACCAGACCGGTTTGTCGTTCACGATTGAATCTTCCGATGCGGTTGCGTTGAGGTTGCAGTTGGATGGCGAGGATGACCTGATGATCGACAACGAAGCCTTTGCGGCGTTGACTCCCGCCGGGTTGGTCTCGGTGTTGGTCGTCACTCCCGGCAACCGAGCGTTGGAGCTGGGCCTGACAACGCCCAAGTGCCAGCAGATCGCGTCTTGCGAATTTGTGACGCCTGACTACATGGAAACCGAGGCGTATCAAAAACGGGTGGATTCGGGCCGCGACGATTTGATCGTTTACGATCGATGCCGCCCCAAGGAATCTCCTCCGACCAACACGTTCACCATGGGGGAATTGCCCAACGATGATTGGAAGTGGAAAACCGAGTCGGGCGCGTTGACGTTGATCGACATCGACCGAACGCATCCGGTGCTGCGATATCTTGAGCTGTATTCGTTGCTGGTGTTTTCCGGTCGAGCTGTGGAAGGGCCGGCGGGCTCGTTGACCTTGGTGGAATCGGATGTTGGTCCGGTGATGGCGATCGCTTCTCGCGATGGATACCAAGATTTGGTGTTGGGGTTCCCGCTTGTCAGCGAAGACGAATCGGGTGACATGCAGGCCAACACCAATTGGTACGCTGAACGCTCTTGGCCGGTGTTTATGTTCAACGTATTGAGAAACTTGGCGGGGGCGGCTCAGTCGTCAGGGGCACCGAGCTATCAACCGGGGCAGACCGTGATGGCGCGCTTGGAAAACGTTCTGGAATCAGTCGAAGTGGTTCGGACAGTGGGGCAGGGCAGGGCGGAGTCGCTGGGCAAGCAACCGGTCGGTGCGGGGGGCGTGGTTGAAATCGTGTCGACGTCTCAGCCCGGCAATTATCAATTGATCGCCGCGGAAACGGATCAGGTGGTCGATCGGTTTGCGGTCAATTTGTTTGATGCTCGTGAGAGTCGGTTGGCAGCGAAACCAACGGTCGAGTTGGGGTACGAGTCGGTGGAAGCAACCGATGCGGGAATCGAGGTGCGACGCGAGTTTTGGCGGCCGCTGTTGATCGCCGTGTTGCTGTTGATGGCATTGGAGTGGTGGTTCTACACGAGGCGTTTGGCGTAGGATTGACGGACCCCGATGATTCCATTGGTTGTTTGTTTCCACGCACATTGTTGTTCGATGCCGAGTTCGCCCAGTCGCCGTCGTTTTGAAGCCTATCGTCAAGCGGTTCGCGATCGTCATCGCCGAGGGAATCAGGACACCGAAAAAGATTTGGCCAGCGGCCGTGGCGGGCATCATCACGGTGGCGGTCCTGGTGGAAAAAAAATTGGGACCCGAGATCGATCGTTTCGTGAGTTGTTCCTCGCGTTTTGGCAACTGATCGCCGGGCAAAGAGGGGCCATTTTGACGGCTCTCGCGTTGTTGACGGTCAGCATTGGTTTGCGATTGATCCCGCCCTTGGGGACCAAGTTGGCCATCGATTCGGTGCTGACTCGTCCCCCCAAACCGCTGCCGGATTGGGTGGACGCGATCCCCAATCTGACCGCGATTCTTGGCGACCCCATGTCGTCTCCGATGCGAGTGCTGGTCGCGATCGGATTGATCGTGACGATCCTGACCGCGATCGGAACCGCGGTGAATTTGGTGGGACGTTGGATCGCCACCAAAGCGTCCAACAAAACGCAAGTGTCCATCCGGGCAACGGTGTTTGATCACGCGGTTCATTTGCCGCTGCATCACGTGCATTCGATGAAAAGCGGCGGTGTGGCCAGTCTGATCCGAGAGGACGCGGGCGGTGTCGCGGAACTGATTTTCAGCATGCTGTACAACCCCTGGCGGGCGATCGTGCAGTTCATTGGCAGTCTGGTCATTTTGATGCTGGTGGATTGGAAGTTGATGCTGGGAGGGATGTTTCTGTTGCCCACTGTGTGGTTGACGCACCGCACCTACATCAACCGCATCCGTCCTCTGTTTCGTGATGTGCGCAAGCAACGTCAGAAGATCGACAGCGGGGCGACCGAAACCTTCGGTGGCATCCGAGTCGTGCGAACGTTTTCGCGATCCCGCAGCGAATCGAGTCGCTATGTGCGGGAAGGGGACTTCTTGGTTCGCCAGCAGTTGTTCACTTGGTGGTGGATGCGGATCATCGAAACGATCTGGGAGGTGCTGATCCCGCTTGCTTCGACCGGATTGCTGTTGTACGGCGGCTATCAGATCATTGAGGGGAATTTGACGCTCGGTGATCTGATGATGTTCTTGGTGTATCTGACGATGCTGCTGGACCCATTGGCAACGATCGCGGGCAGTGCCGTCGCATTCCAGAACAATCTGGCCGGATTGGATCGTGTGCTTGATGTGTTGGAGGTGGAAGACGAACTGCCCAGTCGCGAGGGGGCGATCGCGTTGCCGTCCAAGCAACTGGTTGGTGATCTGTCCATTCGGAACGTTTCGTTCTGCTATCCAGGAACCGACACACCCGTGCTGAAAGACGTCAGTTTTGAAGTGGCCTCGGGGCAAACGATCGCGTTGGTGGGACGCAGTGGAGCGGGCAAGACCACGCTAACCAACTTGATCGCTCGGTTTTATGATCCCAGTGAAGGAGCGATTTGCTTCAACGGTCGGGATTTGCGAGACATTCAGTTGTCGAGCTATCGAGCGTTGCTGGGGATTGTGGAGCAGGATGTGTTTTTGTTCGACGGTTCCATCCACGAAAACATCGCCTATGCCCGCCGCCGAGCGTCTCGCGAGGAAGTGATCTCAGCGGCAAGTGCAGCGGCAGCGGATGAGTTCATTCGCAAGTTCCCCGAAGGATACGACACGGTGATCGGAGAACGTGGCGTCAAGTTGTCGGGCGGTCAACGTCAGCGATTGGCCATCGCACGAGCGATCTTAGCGGATCCTCAGATCCT includes these proteins:
- a CDS encoding ABC transporter ATP-binding protein, producing the protein MPSSPSRRRFEAYRQAVRDRHRRGNQDTEKDLASGRGGHHHGGGPGGKKIGTRDRSFRELFLAFWQLIAGQRGAILTALALLTVSIGLRLIPPLGTKLAIDSVLTRPPKPLPDWVDAIPNLTAILGDPMSSPMRVLVAIGLIVTILTAIGTAVNLVGRWIATKASNKTQVSIRATVFDHAVHLPLHHVHSMKSGGVASLIREDAGGVAELIFSMLYNPWRAIVQFIGSLVILMLVDWKLMLGGMFLLPTVWLTHRTYINRIRPLFRDVRKQRQKIDSGATETFGGIRVVRTFSRSRSESSRYVREGDFLVRQQLFTWWWMRIIETIWEVLIPLASTGLLLYGGYQIIEGNLTLGDLMMFLVYLTMLLDPLATIAGSAVAFQNNLAGLDRVLDVLEVEDELPSREGAIALPSKQLVGDLSIRNVSFCYPGTDTPVLKDVSFEVASGQTIALVGRSGAGKTTLTNLIARFYDPSEGAICFNGRDLRDIQLSSYRALLGIVEQDVFLFDGSIHENIAYARRRASREEVISAASAAAADEFIRKFPEGYDTVIGERGVKLSGGQRQRLAIARAILADPQILILDEATSNLDSESERLIQDSLSELLQDRTAFVIAHRLSTIMNADKIVVLEDGEVLEIGTHDQLVASGGRYRDMVMLQMDQGLPANS
- a CDS encoding vWA domain-containing protein, with translation MNDGAMSWIPALSGVWPWVVLACVPVGIVLLYFLKLRREPVEVPSTYLWSRTIEDLHVNSLLQRLRNSLLLLLQLLAVLLAAFALFRPGIRGEANSLGRMVFLLDTSASMQAPAGNAEGAGQARPGQGGRSRFEEARRQIGDRIDTMTDSESAMLVTFSDRAEVMQAFTSDRNRLRDALDRCEVTNRPTDILGALRAADGLANPRRTSEIGDVNDVQVADAMPAELMLYSDGNFGDVTQFSLGNLQPTYVSIGSDAVRNLAIVSFSAQRDLQNPDQIQVFATVLNTGTTKESTEASLYIDQNLVDAASVDLEPEDQTGLSFTIESSDAVALRLQLDGEDDLMIDNEAFAALTPAGLVSVLVVTPGNRALELGLTTPKCQQIASCEFVTPDYMETEAYQKRVDSGRDDLIVYDRCRPKESPPTNTFTMGELPNDDWKWKTESGALTLIDIDRTHPVLRYLELYSLLVFSGRAVEGPAGSLTLVESDVGPVMAIASRDGYQDLVLGFPLVSEDESGDMQANTNWYAERSWPVFMFNVLRNLAGAAQSSGAPSYQPGQTVMARLENVLESVEVVRTVGQGRAESLGKQPVGAGGVVEIVSTSQPGNYQLIAAETDQVVDRFAVNLFDARESRLAAKPTVELGYESVEATDAGIEVRREFWRPLLIAVLLLMALEWWFYTRRLA